In Vogesella indigofera, the sequence CTACCCGGTCGCCCTGCCTTTCCTGCCGGCGTATCGCCGTTTCGAACACCAGCCAGCCGACTTTCCGAATGCGTATGCCAACCAGTCACGCATTCTGTCGCTTCCCATTTATCCGGAATTGACGGATGCACAAATGGATTACGTGGTGGCAGCTATTACCGAATTTTGTGAGAAAAACGAATCATGAGCACGCACAAGAAAGTGCTGGTTACCGGAGCTGATGGCTTCATCGGCTCCCACCTCACCGAGTTGCTGGTAAAGGAAGGTTATGCTGTTCGAGCGCTTTCCCAGTACAACTCCTTCAACCACTGGGGCTGGCTGGAGGATGTCGAATGCCGCAAGGAGATCGAGGTGCTCAGCGGCGATGTGCGTGACCCGCACTACTGCAAGCACATTACCAAGGACGTCGACCTTGTCTTCCACCTGGCAGCATTGATTGCGATTCCCTATTCCTACGTAGCGCCAGATAGCTATGTCGACACCAATATCAAGGGAACGCTGAACATTTGCCAGGCGGCACTGGAGAACGGTGTCCAACGCGTCATTCACACCTCGACCAGCGAGGTGTACGGTACTGCGCAGTATGTGCCGATCGACGAAAAGCACCCGCTGCAGCCCCAGTCGCCGTATAGCGCTTCCAAGATCGGCGCAGATGCCATGGCAATGAGCTTCTTCAACGCCTTCAACCTGCCGCTGACGATTGCAAGGCCATTCAATACCTATGGCCCGCGCCAATCCGCCCGCGCAGTCATTCCCACCATCATCAGCCAGATTGCCAGCGGCAAGAAAGAGATCAAGCTTGGGGATATTACCCCGACCCGCGACTTCAACTATGTAACCGACACCTGTCGCGGCTTCCTGGCGCTGGCACGCAGCGACAAGGCAATTGGCGAGACGGTCAACATTGGTTCCAATTTTGAAATCTCCGTCGGCGATACCCTGAACCTGATCCGCGAGCTGATGCACAGCGATGTGCAATTCATCACCGATGAGCAGCGCATCCGCCCCGAGAAGTCGGAAGTATTCCGCCTGTGGTGCGACAACCGGAAAATCCACGAGCTGACTGGCTTCGAGCCTGCGTACAGCATTCGGGACGGTCTGCAAGCCACCGTGGAATGGTTTACCCGCCCCGAGAACCTGGCCAAGTACAAGGCCGATATTTACAACGTCTGAGCCCGCCATGTTCGACTCTCTCATCCGGTTTGTTCGCGAACAATACCAAAGCAACGAGTTCATCCCGCTGCACGCCCCGGTGTTCACAGGCAATGAGCGGGAATACGTCGTGGAAACCATCGACTCTACCTTCGTTTCCAGTGTTGGCGCCTATGTGGACCGCTTCGAGAGTGAGATGGCGGCCTATACCGACAGTCCGCGCGCCGTCGCCACTGTTAACGGTACCGCGGCGCTGCATATCGCCTTGCTGCTGGCTGGCGTGAAGCAGGGCGACCTGGTCATTACCCAGCCCCTCACGTTTGTCGCCACCTGCAATGCGATTGCCTACTGTGGCGCAGAGTCGGTGTTCGTCGATGTAGACCGCGACACCATGGGCCTGTCACCCGCGGCGCTGGCAAACTGGCTGGAAGCCAATGCACTGCTGCACGATGACGGCACCTGCCGTACCAGGGACGACGGCCGCGTGATTCGTGCCTGCCTGCCGATGCATACCTTCGGGCACCCGGCAGATCTGGACGGTCTGATAGCCGTGTGCCAGCGCTGGCACCTAGCGCTGGTGGAAGATGCCGCCGAGTCGCTTGGCAGCCTCTACAAGGGACGGCATACCGGCACATTCGGCCTACTCGGCACCTTGAGCTTCAATGGCAACAAGATCATCACCACCGGCGGTGGCGGCATGATTCTGGCCAATGACGAACTCGGCCGCCGGGCAAAGCATATGACCACCACGGCCAAGCAAGCCCATCCCTACGAATACGTGCATGACGAGATCGGCTACAACTACCGTCTGCCCAACCTGAACGCGGCCCTAGGCTGCGCCCAGCTTGAGCAGCTGGAAAGCTTCATCGCCTGCAAGCGAACGTTGGCCGCACGCTATGCCGATACCCTGAAGAACAGTGATCTTCACTTCGTGACCGAGCCGGCCGGCTGCCGCTCTAACTACTGGCTCAATGCCGTGCTATGCGACAACCGCGAGCACCGTGATGCCCTGTTGAAGGAA encodes:
- a CDS encoding NAD-dependent 4,6-dehydratase LegB, which gives rise to MSTHKKVLVTGADGFIGSHLTELLVKEGYAVRALSQYNSFNHWGWLEDVECRKEIEVLSGDVRDPHYCKHITKDVDLVFHLAALIAIPYSYVAPDSYVDTNIKGTLNICQAALENGVQRVIHTSTSEVYGTAQYVPIDEKHPLQPQSPYSASKIGADAMAMSFFNAFNLPLTIARPFNTYGPRQSARAVIPTIISQIASGKKEIKLGDITPTRDFNYVTDTCRGFLALARSDKAIGETVNIGSNFEISVGDTLNLIRELMHSDVQFITDEQRIRPEKSEVFRLWCDNRKIHELTGFEPAYSIRDGLQATVEWFTRPENLAKYKADIYNV
- a CDS encoding LegC family aminotransferase, with amino-acid sequence MFDSLIRFVREQYQSNEFIPLHAPVFTGNEREYVVETIDSTFVSSVGAYVDRFESEMAAYTDSPRAVATVNGTAALHIALLLAGVKQGDLVITQPLTFVATCNAIAYCGAESVFVDVDRDTMGLSPAALANWLEANALLHDDGTCRTRDDGRVIRACLPMHTFGHPADLDGLIAVCQRWHLALVEDAAESLGSLYKGRHTGTFGLLGTLSFNGNKIITTGGGGMILANDELGRRAKHMTTTAKQAHPYEYVHDEIGYNYRLPNLNAALGCAQLEQLESFIACKRTLAARYADTLKNSDLHFVTEPAGCRSNYWLNAVLCDNREHRDALLKETNAQGVMTRPIWALMNRLPMYSHCRHGELDNAEWLEARVVNLPSSVRTEVQA